A genomic window from Elaeis guineensis isolate ETL-2024a chromosome 3, EG11, whole genome shotgun sequence includes:
- the LOC105036411 gene encoding disease resistance protein RGA2-like gives MAEAAAMVVASPVLKLVMEKLGSGLWEELGLVRGVNSDIERLQSVLSTINDVLDDAERRSISDKALTGWLRKLKDAALDADDVVDEFQYEAMRRRNQRRNQPIGKVSNFFSPNNQIAFRRKMARKIRKINKRLEQIADEKSKFHLAEGSTSRRTVDRETFSFVIESEVYGRDEDKDNIINFLVSADDGSDVSVLPIVGLGGVGKTTLAQLAYNAQGIEEHFDLKSWVCVSDDFSIKEIINKIIQCEVPNLEAAQLQLQTKLSGRSFLLVLDDVWNEDEAKWERLKTLLRCGKKGSKIVTTTRSDVVARIMGTVAPHKLQGLTAADCWTLFKQRAFGPGREEETPRLVEIGKQIVEKCGGLPLAAKALGSLMSSRRGEAEWLHVRDSELWRLPADDNGILPALRLSYDHLPSNLKQCFAYCSIFPKDYEIKREKLIQLWIAEGFIQTLDGDMRGEEVGNRYFNSLLWRSFFQDVQKDWFDNIWSCKMHDLVHDLACSVARDESWIMTVHMERSIPPGCRYSSVVYDPTMSSTTLKAAFASKKLRSLVSINRWIGAFSFKEFVFYAISSLALLRALDLSGLRIKGLPGTISKLKHLRLLDLSSTAIEALPGSITDLHNLRTLNLKCCNQLKSLPEGISNMSSLRHLDIRGCSRLICMPRWLGRLSNLQTMTMFVVGKEHGRGISELEQLNLVSGDLEINSLANVQDPMEATKANLATKINLRSLELMWSRVSSEALAAPRVAVVEEVLERLQPHSNLKWLLIMIVGVSRSEVHNFIIISNKDIKCLEYSGQNSSIGQNGFATLKTFIHIIYY, from the coding sequence ATGGCAGAAGCAGCAGCCATGGTAGTTGCCTCTCCAGTTCTGAAACTCGTGATGGAGAAGCTGGGTTCTGGATTATGGGAAGAGCTGGGATTGGTGCGGGGTGTCAACTCTGACATCGAGAGGCTGCAGAGCGTGCTTTCGACGATCAACGACGTACTTGATGATGCCGAGAGGAGATCCATCAGCGACAAGGCTCTGACTGGTTGGCTGAGGAAGCTCAAGGATGCAGCTTTAGACGCCGACGACGTGGTGGATGAGTTCCAGTACGAAGCTATGCGACGAAGGAACCAGAGACGTAACCAACCGATTGGAAAGGTCAGTAACTTCTTTTCACCCAATAACCAAATTGCTTTTCGCCGTAAGATGGCTCGCAAGATTAGAAAGATCAATAAGAGGTTGGAGCAGATCGCGGACGAGAAGTCAAAATTCCATCTGGCAGAGGGATCTACCTCCAGAAGAACTGTCGATCGAGAGACCTTCTCATTTGTGATTGAATCCGAGGTTTATGGGCGAGATGAAGACAAAGATAATATCATAAATTTCTTGGTCAGTGCGGATGATGGTAGTGATGTCTCTGTGCTTCCAATAGTTGGATTGGGCGGAGTTGGGAAGACCACACTTGCCCAGCTGGCTTATAATGCTCAGGGGATAGAGGAGCACTTTGATCTTAAAtcatgggtatgtgtttctgatGATTTTAGCATCAAAGAAATTATAAATAAGATTATTCAGTGTGAAGTCCCAAACTTGGAAGCTGCACAGCTTCAGCTGCAGACGAAACTGAGTGGGAGGAGTTTCTTACTTGTTCTGGACGATGTCTGGAACGAGGATGAAGCAAAGTGGGAGAGATTGAAGACTTTACTGAGATGTGGCAAGAAAGGAAGCAAGATCGTAACTACAACACGAAGCGATGTAGTTGCCAGGATCATGGGAACGGTGGCTCCGCACAAATTGCAAGGCCTAACAGCCGCTGACTGCTGGACTCTGTTCAAGCAGAGAGCATTTGGGccaggaagagaagaagagactcCAAGGTTGGTTGAAATTGGGAAACAAATTGTTGAAAAATGTGGAGGCTTGCCTCTGGCTGCTAAGGCTCTGGGAAGTCTGATGAGCTCTAGAAGAGGGGAGGCAGAGTGGTTACATGTCAGAGATAGCGAACTCTGGAGATTGCCTGCCGACGACAATGGTATATTACCAGCACTACGGTTGAGTTATGATCATTTGCCTTCTAATTTAAAGCAGTGTTTTGCCTATTGTTCGATATTTCCAAAAGATTATGAAATTAAAAGGGAGAAACTGATTCAGCTGTGGATTGCCGAAGGTTTCATCCAAACATTGGATGGTGATATGCGTGGAGAGGAAGTTGGCAACCGATACTTCAACAGCTTGTTGTGGAGATCCTTTTTTCAGGATGTCCAGAAGGATTGGTTTGACAACATATGGTCGTGTAAGATGCATGACTTAGTCCATGATCTTGCATGTTCTGTCGCCAGAGATGAGTCCTGGATCATGACGGTGCACATGGAGAGAAGCATTCCGCCTGGATGTCGCTATTCGTCAGTTGTTTATGACCCTACCATGTCGTCAACAACTTTAAAGGCCGCTTTTGCAAGCAAGAAGTTGAGATCACTTGTTTCGATAAATCGATGGATTGGGGCTTTTTCTTTTAAAGAATTTGTCTTCTATGCGATATCATCTCTTGCTCTTCTGCGCGCATTAGATCTATCTGGACTTCGCATCAAAGGTTTGCCCGGCACAATTAGTAAATTAAAGCATCTTAGGCTCCTTGACTTGTCGAGTACTGCAATTGAAGCTTTACCTGGCTCGATTACGGACCTTCACAACTTGCGGACTTTGAACCTGAAATGTTGTAATCAACTAAAAAGTTTGCCCGAGGGAATCAGTAATATGAGCAGCCTCAGACACCTGGACATCCGGGGATGTAGCAGATTGATTTGCATGCCCCGTTGGTTGGGCCGGTTGAGCAACCTCCAAACAATGACCATGTTTGTCGTGGGCAAAGAGCATGGACGTGGTATTTCCGAGTTGGAGCAGCTAAATTTGGTCAGTGGTGATCTAGAAATCAACAGCCTTGCCAACGTACAAGATCCAATGGAAGCCACGAAAGCGAACTTGGCAACAAAGATAAACCTGCGTTCGTTGGAATTGATGTGGAGTAGGGTCTCATCCGAAGCATTGGCAGCACCCCGTGTAGCAGTGGTGGAAGAAGTACTTGAGAGGCTCCAGCCTCACTCTAATCTAAAATGGCTATTAATAATGATTGTAGGTGTCAGTAGGTCTGAGGTTCATAATTTCATCATCATCAGTAATAAGGATATCAAATGCCTCGAATACAGTGGTCAAAATAGCTCCATAGGGCAAAATGGTTTTGCAACTTTGAAAACATTCattcatataatatattattaa
- the LOC140850985 gene encoding disease resistance protein RGA2-like: MAEAAAMVVASPVLKLVMEKLGSGLWEELGLVRGVNSDIERLQSVLSTINDVLDDAERRSISDKALTGWLRKLKDAALDADDVVDEFQYEAMRRRNQRRNQPIGKVSNFFSPNNQIAFRRKMARKIRKINKRLEQIADEKSKFHLAEGSTSRRTVDRETFSFVIESEVYGRDEDKDNIINFLVSADDGSDVSVLPIVGLGGVGKTTLAQLAYNAQGIEEHFDLKSWVCVSDDFSIKEIINKIIQCEVPNLEAAQLQLQTKLSGRSFLLVLDDVWNEDEAKWERLKTLLRCGKKGSKIVTTTRSDVVARIMGTVAPHKLQGLTAADCWTLFKQRAFGPGREEETPRLVEIGKQIVEKCGGLPLAAKALGSLMSSRRGEAEWLHVRDSELWRLPADDNGILPALRLSYDHLPSNLKQCFAYCSIFPKDYEIKREKLIQLWIAEGFIQTLDGDMRGEEVGNRYFNSLLWRSFFQDVQKDWFDNIWSCKMHDLVHDLACSVARDESWIMTVHMERSIPPGCRYSSVVYDPTMSSTTLKAAFASKKLRSLVSINRWIGAFSFKEFVFYAISSLALLRALDLSGLRIKGLPGTISKLKHLRLLDLSSTAIEALPGSITDLHNLRTLNLKCCNQLKSLPEGISNMSSLRHLDIRGCSRLICMPRWLGRLSNLQTMTMFVVGKEHGRGISELEQLNLVSGDLEINSLANVQDPMEATKANLATKINLRSLELMWSRVSSEALAAPRVAVVEEVLERLQPHSNLKWLLIMCYPGIRFPTWMTGVELASSPIRNLVAITLSKLERCESLPALGHLPFLRLISISDMNAIKRIGVEFCGNGGIFPSLRYLRMQRLPELEEWPPEARATDERVMPFPCLETFSLYECPKLKVAPRVPPSVEKVSIMGNLPLLSALSTGGLYKMRSLTIKNFEARSLSSGWELMQDLTALSTLTIFDERELTCLPEGILQLRMPSFKSFHLECWSLKSMSGEERDKQQQPPTFFMNIQEIEIVNNRELTALPEWLGSLTSLTSLRLHCCLKLAMLPNRLQCLTALEKLDIIFCPQLERRYERERGEDWPKIAHIPHIFILPVKK; encoded by the coding sequence ATGGCAGAAGCAGCAGCCATGGTAGTTGCCTCTCCAGTTCTGAAACTCGTGATGGAGAAGCTGGGTTCTGGATTATGGGAAGAGCTGGGATTGGTGCGGGGTGTCAACTCTGACATCGAGAGGCTGCAGAGCGTGCTTTCGACGATCAACGACGTACTTGATGATGCCGAGAGGAGATCCATCAGCGACAAGGCTCTGACTGGTTGGCTGAGGAAGCTCAAGGATGCAGCTTTAGACGCCGACGACGTGGTGGATGAGTTCCAGTACGAAGCTATGCGACGAAGGAACCAGAGACGTAACCAACCGATTGGAAAGGTCAGTAACTTCTTTTCACCCAATAACCAAATTGCTTTTCGCCGTAAGATGGCTCGCAAGATTAGAAAGATCAATAAGAGGTTGGAGCAGATCGCGGACGAGAAGTCAAAATTCCATCTGGCAGAGGGATCTACCTCCAGAAGAACTGTCGATCGAGAGACCTTCTCATTTGTGATTGAATCCGAGGTTTATGGGCGAGATGAAGACAAAGATAATATCATAAATTTCTTGGTCAGTGCGGATGATGGTAGTGATGTCTCTGTGCTTCCAATAGTTGGATTGGGCGGAGTTGGGAAGACCACACTTGCCCAGCTGGCTTATAATGCTCAGGGGATAGAGGAGCACTTTGATCTTAAAtcatgggtatgtgtttctgatGATTTTAGCATCAAAGAAATTATAAATAAGATTATTCAGTGTGAAGTCCCAAACTTGGAAGCTGCACAGCTTCAGCTGCAGACGAAACTGAGTGGGAGGAGTTTCTTACTTGTTCTGGACGATGTCTGGAACGAGGATGAAGCAAAGTGGGAGAGATTGAAGACTTTACTGAGATGTGGCAAGAAAGGAAGCAAGATCGTAACTACAACACGAAGCGATGTAGTTGCCAGGATCATGGGAACGGTGGCTCCGCACAAATTGCAAGGCCTAACAGCCGCTGACTGCTGGACTCTGTTCAAGCAGAGAGCATTTGGGccaggaagagaagaagagactcCAAGGTTGGTTGAAATTGGGAAACAAATTGTTGAAAAATGTGGAGGCTTGCCTCTGGCTGCTAAGGCTCTGGGAAGTCTGATGAGCTCTAGAAGAGGGGAGGCAGAGTGGTTACATGTCAGAGATAGCGAACTCTGGAGATTGCCTGCCGACGACAATGGTATATTACCAGCACTACGGTTGAGTTATGATCATTTGCCTTCTAATTTAAAGCAGTGTTTTGCCTATTGTTCGATATTTCCAAAAGATTATGAAATTAAAAGGGAGAAACTGATTCAGCTGTGGATTGCCGAAGGTTTCATCCAAACATTGGATGGTGATATGCGTGGAGAGGAAGTTGGCAACCGATACTTCAACAGCTTGTTGTGGAGATCCTTTTTTCAGGATGTCCAGAAGGATTGGTTTGACAACATATGGTCGTGTAAGATGCATGACTTAGTCCATGATCTTGCATGTTCTGTCGCCAGAGATGAGTCCTGGATCATGACGGTGCACATGGAGAGAAGCATTCCGCCTGGATGTCGCTATTCGTCAGTTGTTTATGACCCTACCATGTCGTCAACAACTTTAAAGGCCGCTTTTGCAAGCAAGAAGTTGAGATCACTTGTTTCGATAAATCGATGGATTGGGGCTTTTTCTTTTAAAGAATTTGTCTTCTATGCGATATCATCTCTTGCTCTTCTGCGCGCATTAGATCTATCTGGACTTCGCATCAAAGGTTTGCCCGGCACAATTAGTAAATTAAAGCATCTTAGGCTCCTTGACTTGTCGAGTACTGCAATTGAAGCTTTACCTGGCTCGATTACGGACCTTCACAACTTGCGGACTTTGAACCTGAAATGTTGTAATCAACTAAAAAGTTTGCCCGAGGGAATCAGTAATATGAGCAGCCTCAGACACCTGGACATCCGGGGATGTAGCAGATTGATTTGCATGCCCCGTTGGTTGGGCCGGTTGAGCAACCTCCAAACAATGACCATGTTTGTCGTGGGCAAAGAGCATGGACGTGGTATTTCCGAGTTGGAGCAGCTAAATTTGGTCAGTGGTGATCTAGAAATCAACAGCCTTGCCAACGTACAAGATCCAATGGAAGCCACGAAAGCGAACTTGGCAACAAAGATAAACCTGCGTTCGTTGGAATTGATGTGGAGTAGGGTCTCATCCGAAGCATTGGCAGCACCCCGTGTAGCAGTGGTGGAAGAAGTACTTGAGAGGCTCCAGCCTCACTCTAATCTAAAATGGCTATTAATAATGTGCTATCCAGGCATCAGGTTCCCAACTTGGATGACTGGAGTGGAGCTGGCATCGTCACCGATCCGCAATCTAGTTGCAATCACACTAAGCAAGCTCGAGAGATGCGAGAGTCTTCCGGCGCTTGGTCACCTGCCGTTTCTTCGCTTAATCAGTATATCTGACATGAATGCTATAAAGAGAATCGGAGTGGAGTTTTGTGGGAATGGCGGCATATTTCCCTCACTGCGATATCTCCGTATGCAAAGGCTGCCTGAATTGGAGGAATGGCCTCCAGAAGCAAGGGCAACAGATGAACGAGTGATGCCATTCCCTTGCCTTGAAACTTTTAGTCTATATGAATGCCCCAAATTGAAGGTAGCACCACGTGTCCCACCATCAGTCGAGAAGGTTTCTATCATGGGTAATCTTCCTCTATTATCAGCACTGAGCACTGGAGGATTGTACAAAATGAGAAGCTTGACTATCAAGAATTTTGAAGCGCGATCGTTGTCGTCCGGGTGGGAGTTGATGCAGGACCTTACCGCCCTTTCTACGTTGACGATTTTTGATGAAAGGGAGCTGACCTGTTTGCCCGAGGGCATTTTGCAGCTACGCATGCCCTCCTTCAAAAGCTTTCACTTGGAATGTTGGAGCCTGAAGTCCATGTCGGGAGAAGAGAGGGATAAGCAACAGCAGCCTCCCACCTTCTTCATGAACATCCAAGAAATAGAAATAGTAAATAATCGGGAATTGACTGCTCTACCGGAGTGGCTAGGAAGCCTCACCTCGCTCACAAGTTTAAGACTTCATTGTTGCCTAAAACTGGCGATGTTGCCCAATAGGCTGCAATGCCTCACAGCACTTGAAAAGCTGGATATCATATTTTGCCCCCAGCTGGAAAGGCGATACGAGAGGGAGAGAGGCGAGGACTGGCCCAAAATCGCTCACATCCCACACATCTTCATCCTGCCAGTCAAAAAGTAA